Proteins found in one Massilia sp. H6 genomic segment:
- a CDS encoding serine/threonine-protein kinase, with the protein MSSPTLTSATCTLAGALPAAPKLPAHYDVRGCLGEGGFGRVFEAWDSTLCRPVAIKCIKHAEAGQAGADLMREARLGASLRHAAFVKVHAIEDDGLTQSIVMELVPGQTLKQTLAAGPVARADALAWTRQVAEAMRDAHASGLVHGDLKPSNLMIEPGGSIRILDFGLAHQLDVLATTSMAPEVLQGTIAYMAPERMLGAPLSAQADVYALGLILYEMVCGARPYAALDGLALAAAQVQTSSDGWHYPLDASAGLIALIRAMTARQATQRLAGMAEVLAQLAQLAAAPDIPAQPPRVRLPAPTRQLRLVLAGVLSVALLGAGGWAAAPHLAALGPALAPFSESVELEQGLAALKLFDRPGSLDNAEQHFRRILARRPDSAAAAAGMSLMYSQRYHTDKRDETWLQRADASAQRAAQLNDQLALSHVARAWVLDNHGKRDEALLAHAEALRLDPSNFFGWYGQAATLRRMQRYDEARARLSEAIARFPQERVFTDELGSVHYEQADYSGAERLFRRSIALQPDAVVAYANLNAALLRQNRDDEALQVLQQGLQIRPSAKLYTNLGNALFLRQDYVGAAAAFENAVSPTRGAPGEYQLWANLADTLNWLPGREAQARAAYDKARELLAPRLARAPDDVLLVSRMGLYAARTGAALEAAPLLARAIALAPNSADVQFRAGLAHELLGQRDAALLAINSARRLGYPVKFIDAEPDLVDLRRDARYRPD; encoded by the coding sequence ATGAGCTCCCCCACCCTGACTTCTGCAACCTGCACGCTGGCCGGGGCCCTGCCGGCCGCGCCGAAGCTGCCCGCCCACTACGATGTGCGCGGCTGCCTCGGCGAAGGCGGCTTCGGCCGGGTATTCGAGGCCTGGGACAGCACATTGTGCCGCCCGGTCGCCATCAAATGCATCAAGCATGCCGAAGCCGGACAGGCCGGTGCTGACCTGATGCGCGAGGCGCGCCTGGGCGCATCCTTGCGCCATGCCGCTTTCGTCAAGGTGCATGCGATCGAAGACGACGGTCTCACCCAGTCGATCGTCATGGAGCTGGTGCCCGGCCAGACCCTCAAGCAGACCCTGGCCGCCGGCCCGGTGGCGCGCGCCGATGCGCTGGCATGGACGCGCCAGGTCGCCGAAGCCATGCGCGACGCCCATGCATCTGGCCTGGTCCACGGCGACCTCAAGCCGTCGAACCTGATGATCGAGCCGGGCGGCAGCATCCGCATCCTCGATTTCGGCCTGGCCCACCAGCTCGACGTACTGGCCACCACCAGCATGGCGCCCGAGGTCTTGCAAGGCACCATCGCCTACATGGCGCCGGAGCGCATGCTCGGCGCGCCCTTGTCGGCGCAGGCCGACGTCTACGCACTGGGCTTGATTCTCTACGAAATGGTGTGCGGCGCGCGGCCGTACGCCGCGCTCGACGGCCTGGCGCTGGCGGCGGCGCAGGTGCAGACTTCGTCGGACGGCTGGCACTATCCGCTCGATGCCAGCGCCGGGCTGATTGCCCTGATCCGCGCCATGACCGCGCGCCAGGCCACGCAGCGCCTGGCCGGCATGGCCGAAGTGCTGGCGCAGCTGGCGCAGTTGGCGGCAGCGCCAGACATTCCCGCCCAGCCGCCGCGGGTGCGCCTGCCGGCGCCAACCAGGCAACTGCGGCTGGTACTGGCCGGCGTACTGTCGGTGGCCCTGCTCGGTGCCGGCGGCTGGGCCGCGGCGCCCCATTTGGCAGCGCTCGGCCCTGCTCTGGCGCCATTTTCCGAATCGGTTGAACTCGAGCAGGGCCTGGCGGCGCTCAAGCTGTTCGACCGGCCGGGCAGCCTGGATAACGCCGAACAGCACTTTCGCCGCATTCTGGCGCGCCGCCCCGACAGCGCCGCGGCGGCGGCCGGCATGTCGCTGATGTATTCGCAGCGCTACCATACCGACAAGCGCGACGAGACCTGGCTGCAGCGCGCCGACGCCAGCGCGCAGCGCGCCGCCCAGCTCAACGACCAGCTCGCGCTGAGCCACGTTGCCCGCGCCTGGGTGCTCGACAACCACGGCAAGCGCGACGAGGCCTTGCTGGCCCACGCCGAAGCGCTGCGCCTGGACCCCTCGAATTTCTTCGGCTGGTATGGCCAGGCCGCCACCTTGCGCCGCATGCAGCGCTACGACGAGGCGCGTGCACGCTTGAGCGAGGCGATCGCGCGCTTTCCGCAAGAACGCGTCTTCACCGACGAACTGGGCAGCGTCCACTACGAGCAGGCCGACTACTCCGGCGCCGAGCGCCTGTTCCGGCGCAGCATCGCGCTGCAGCCCGATGCCGTCGTTGCCTACGCCAACCTCAATGCTGCGCTGCTGCGCCAGAACCGCGACGACGAGGCCTTGCAGGTGCTGCAGCAAGGCTTGCAGATCCGCCCTAGCGCCAAGCTGTACACAAATTTGGGCAATGCACTGTTCCTGCGCCAGGACTATGTCGGCGCGGCCGCCGCCTTCGAAAACGCGGTATCGCCCACGCGCGGCGCGCCCGGCGAATACCAGCTCTGGGCCAACCTGGCCGATACCCTGAACTGGCTGCCGGGCCGCGAAGCCCAGGCACGCGCCGCCTACGACAAGGCGCGCGAGTTGCTGGCGCCGCGCCTGGCGCGCGCGCCTGACGACGTGCTGCTGGTATCGCGCATGGGCCTGTACGCGGCGCGCACCGGTGCGGCCCTTGAGGCCGCCCCGCTGCTGGCGCGCGCGATCGCGCTGGCGCCCAACAGCGCCGACGTGCAATTTCGCGCGGGGCTGGCCCATGAATTGCTCGGCCAACGCGACGCCGCCCTGCTTGCCATCAATAGCGCCCGCCGCCTGGGCTACCCGGTCAAGTTCATCGATGCCGAACCCGACCTGGTGGACTTGCGGCGCGACGCGCGCTACCGCCCGGACTAG
- a CDS encoding sigma-54 dependent transcriptional regulator, whose amino-acid sequence MTYSDYTLTSPLSDLDHASAPLLAITIVWHPDHARIGEQFVGGSGSDTIELNRYAPLFMRPGAEGLPLGHGGISRQPLRLARDAHDTIAVTLPASPMVVEVGGRIVKDAVHFSATQIAEGQIVCLGRAVVLCLHWMHRLPRLNPVPGLQGVGSASIGVRDQLRMVAPSGMPVLLLGETGTGKEIAARAIHALSSRAGAPLVAVNMAALGEPLAAAALFGAEQGAYPGAPAPREGLFAQADAATLFLDEIGNAPAAVQPMLLRVLEGGDYRPVGAAHDRRSTARLIAASDQDLDAAAFNQALLHRLEGFVIRMPPLRTRREDIGVLIVDLLAQQGARAELPAALVAELATHDWPGNVRQLAHVLQRAVLMLGQGVVPTLADLVRTEGRPAQDTPAPAPRGEAAVPRRRPSALSHQDVLGAMAAHHWNILAAAQALGISRPSLYKLLEDHPTIRRAETIPEPEIAEAMQACAGDVERCAAQLKTPAEALRRRWRLLRPG is encoded by the coding sequence ATGACCTATTCCGATTACACGCTGACCTCGCCCCTGTCCGACCTGGACCACGCCTCGGCGCCGCTGCTCGCCATCACCATCGTCTGGCATCCCGACCACGCCCGCATCGGCGAACAGTTCGTCGGCGGCAGCGGCAGCGACACCATTGAACTGAACCGCTACGCGCCGCTGTTCATGCGCCCCGGTGCCGAGGGCCTGCCGCTGGGTCATGGCGGCATTTCGCGCCAGCCCCTGCGCCTGGCGCGCGACGCCCACGACACTATCGCCGTGACGCTGCCCGCCAGTCCGATGGTGGTCGAAGTGGGGGGGCGCATCGTGAAGGACGCTGTCCACTTTAGCGCCACGCAGATCGCCGAAGGGCAGATCGTGTGCCTGGGCCGCGCCGTCGTGCTGTGCCTGCACTGGATGCACCGCCTGCCCAGGCTCAACCCGGTACCTGGCCTGCAAGGCGTTGGCAGCGCCAGCATCGGCGTGCGTGACCAGCTGCGGATGGTGGCGCCGAGCGGCATGCCGGTGCTGTTGCTGGGCGAGACCGGCACCGGCAAGGAAATCGCCGCGCGCGCCATCCATGCACTGAGCAGCCGTGCGGGGGCGCCGCTAGTGGCGGTCAATATGGCGGCGCTGGGCGAACCCCTGGCGGCGGCGGCGCTGTTCGGCGCCGAGCAGGGCGCCTACCCGGGCGCACCGGCGCCGCGCGAGGGGCTGTTCGCGCAGGCCGACGCGGCAACCCTATTCCTCGACGAGATCGGCAACGCGCCGGCGGCCGTGCAGCCGATGCTGCTGCGCGTGCTCGAGGGCGGCGACTACCGGCCGGTCGGCGCCGCGCACGACCGGCGCTCGACGGCGCGCCTGATTGCCGCCTCCGACCAGGACCTGGACGCGGCGGCCTTCAACCAGGCCTTGCTGCACCGGCTGGAAGGCTTCGTGATCCGCATGCCACCGCTGCGCACGCGGCGCGAGGATATCGGGGTGCTGATCGTGGACTTGCTGGCGCAGCAGGGCGCAAGAGCGGAGCTGCCGGCGGCGCTGGTGGCCGAGCTGGCGACGCACGACTGGCCGGGCAATGTGCGCCAGCTGGCGCATGTGCTGCAGCGGGCGGTACTGATGCTGGGCCAAGGCGTCGTTCCTACGCTCGCCGACCTGGTGCGCACCGAGGGCCGTCCGGCGCAGGACACACCGGCGCCGGCGCCACGGGGCGAGGCAGCCGTGCCACGGCGCCGGCCTTCTGCCTTGTCGCACCAGGACGTGCTGGGCGCGATGGCAGCGCACCACTGGAACATCCTGGCGGCGGCGCAGGCGCTCGGCATCTCGCGTCCGAGCCTGTATAAACTGCTGGAAGACCACCCGACTATCCGGCGTGCCGAAACCATCCCGGAACCCGAGATCGCCGAAGCCATGCAGGCTTGCGCGGGCGACGTGGAGCGCTGCGCCGCCCAATTGAAAACGCCAGCGGAAGCCTTGCGGCGGCGCTGGCGCTTATTACGGCCTGGCTGA
- a CDS encoding OsmC domain/YcaO domain-containing protein, whose protein sequence is MEIKVNFLDKLRLEAKFDDFTVIADQPIRYKGDGSAPGPFDYFLASSALCAAYFVKLYCDTRNIPTENIRLSQNNIVDPENRYQQIFKIQVELPADISDKDRQGILRSIERCTVKKVVQAGPEFVIEEVANLDADAQALLTMQPNADSSTYIVGKDLPLEQTIANMSGKLASLGIKIEIASWRNIVPNVWSLHIRDAHSPMCFTNGKGATKESALASALGEYIERLNCNHFYAGAFWGEDIARADFVHYPNERWFKPGKNDALPAGILDDYSRDVYDPDGELRGSHLVDTNSGNAERGIVALPFVRQSDGQTVYFPSNLVENLYASNGMSAGNTLAEAQVQCLSEIFERAVKREIIESEMALPDVPVEVLAKYPGILAGIAALEEQGFPVLVKDASLGGTYPVMCVTLMNPKTGGVFASFGAHPSFEVALERSLTELLQGRSFEGLNDLPQPTFASHAVTEPNNFVEHFIDSSGVVSWRFFSAKADTDFVEWDFTEQGEHANAAEAATLLGILEQMGKEVYIAVYEQLGTVACRILVPGYSEVYPVEDLVWDNTNKSLLFREDILNLHRLDDAALEALLERLDNNELDEYSDIATLIGIEFDENTEWGQLTVLELKLLVHLALQQFEEAHEQVGAFLQYNDNSVERRLFYQALNVVLEVTLDDELELDDYVVNFRRMYGDARMDAALGSIDGSVRFFGLSPTSMQLEGLERHHRLVDSYKKLHRARAQAALAGS, encoded by the coding sequence ATGGAAATTAAAGTCAATTTTCTGGACAAGCTGCGCCTTGAAGCCAAGTTCGACGATTTCACGGTGATCGCCGACCAGCCGATCCGCTACAAGGGAGATGGCTCGGCGCCTGGTCCTTTCGACTATTTCCTGGCCTCGTCGGCATTGTGCGCCGCCTATTTCGTCAAGCTTTACTGCGATACCCGCAATATCCCCACCGAGAATATCCGCCTGTCGCAGAATAATATCGTCGACCCGGAAAACCGTTACCAGCAGATCTTCAAGATTCAGGTCGAGCTGCCGGCCGATATCTCGGACAAGGACCGCCAGGGTATCCTGCGCTCGATCGAGCGCTGCACGGTCAAGAAGGTTGTGCAGGCAGGGCCCGAGTTCGTGATCGAGGAAGTCGCCAACCTGGATGCGGATGCCCAGGCGTTGCTGACCATGCAGCCGAATGCGGACTCGAGCACGTATATCGTCGGCAAGGATTTGCCGCTGGAGCAGACCATCGCCAACATGTCGGGCAAGCTCGCCAGCCTCGGGATCAAGATCGAGATCGCGTCGTGGCGCAATATCGTGCCAAATGTCTGGTCGCTGCACATTCGCGACGCGCATTCGCCGATGTGCTTTACCAATGGCAAGGGTGCCACCAAGGAAAGCGCGCTGGCCTCGGCCCTGGGCGAGTATATCGAACGCCTGAACTGCAATCACTTCTACGCCGGCGCGTTCTGGGGCGAGGATATCGCCAGGGCCGATTTCGTTCATTACCCGAACGAACGCTGGTTCAAGCCAGGCAAGAACGACGCGCTGCCCGCCGGAATCCTCGACGACTATTCTCGTGACGTCTACGATCCCGATGGTGAATTGCGCGGCTCGCATTTGGTCGACACCAATTCGGGCAATGCCGAGCGCGGTATCGTGGCGCTGCCTTTCGTGCGCCAGTCCGACGGCCAGACCGTGTATTTTCCGTCCAACCTGGTCGAAAACCTTTATGCCAGCAACGGCATGAGCGCCGGAAACACGCTGGCTGAGGCGCAGGTGCAATGCCTGTCTGAGATTTTCGAGCGCGCGGTCAAGCGCGAAATCATCGAGAGCGAAATGGCCTTGCCAGACGTTCCGGTCGAGGTGCTGGCAAAATACCCGGGCATCCTGGCCGGCATCGCGGCGCTGGAAGAGCAGGGCTTCCCGGTGCTGGTCAAGGACGCCTCGCTCGGGGGCACTTATCCGGTCATGTGCGTGACCTTGATGAACCCGAAAACGGGCGGTGTCTTCGCTTCTTTCGGTGCGCACCCGAGCTTCGAGGTGGCACTGGAACGCAGCCTGACCGAACTGCTGCAGGGGCGCAGTTTCGAGGGACTGAACGACTTGCCGCAGCCGACTTTTGCCAGCCACGCGGTGACCGAGCCAAATAACTTCGTCGAGCATTTCATCGATTCGAGCGGTGTGGTGTCATGGCGCTTTTTCAGCGCAAAAGCCGATACCGATTTTGTCGAGTGGGATTTCACGGAGCAGGGCGAACATGCCAATGCCGCGGAAGCCGCGACCCTGCTTGGGATCCTCGAGCAAATGGGCAAGGAGGTCTACATCGCCGTGTACGAACAGCTGGGCACCGTGGCCTGCCGCATCCTGGTGCCCGGTTACTCGGAAGTCTATCCCGTCGAAGACCTGGTCTGGGACAACACCAACAAGTCGCTGCTGTTCCGCGAAGATATCCTGAACCTGCATCGTCTGGACGACGCCGCGCTGGAGGCGCTGCTCGAGCGTCTGGATAACAATGAACTGGACGAGTACTCCGACATCGCCACCCTGATCGGCATCGAGTTCGACGAAAATACCGAGTGGGGCCAGCTCACGGTACTCGAGTTGAAGCTCCTGGTTCACCTCGCCCTGCAGCAATTTGAAGAAGCCCATGAACAGGTCGGCGCCTTCCTGCAATACAACGACAATTCGGTCGAACGGCGCCTGTTTTACCAGGCCCTGAATGTCGTGCTGGAAGTGACGCTCGACGACGAGCTGGAACTCGACGACTACGTGGTCAATTTCCGCCGCATGTATGGCGATGCGCGAATGGATGCGGCACTCGGTTCGATCGACGGCAGCGTGCGGTTCTTCGGCTTGAGCCCGACCAGCATGCAACTCGAGGGTCTGGAGCGCCATCATCGTTTGGTCGACAGCTACAAGAAACTGCACCGGGCGCGCGCCCAGGCCGCGCTCGCAGGCAGTTAA
- a CDS encoding isocitrate lyase → MSQYQNDIQSISGLKQQNGQGWDAINPESAARMRAQNRFQTGLDIARYTAGIMRRDMANYDADPSKYTQSLGCWHGFIGQQKMISIKKHFNSTDRRYLYLSGWMIAALRSEFGPLPDQSMHEKTAVAALIKELYTFLRQADARELGGLFRQLDSAEGAERAAVQDKIDNFVTHVVPIIADIDAGFGNAEATYLMAKQMIEAGACCIQIENQVSDEKQCGHQDGKVTVPHEDFLAKIRAVRYAFLELGVDDGIIVARTDSLGAGLTKQIAFTREPGDLGDQYNSFLDADEVSLDAMANGDVVIKRDGKLLRPKRLPSNLFQFREGTGEARCVLDCITSLQNGADLLWIETEKPHIAQIGGMVQEIRKVIPNAKLVYNNSPSFNWTLNFRQQVYDAMKAKGADVSAYERAQLMSAEYDETELAREADERIRTFQADAAREAGIFHHLITLPTYHTAALSTDNLAKEYFGEQGMLGYVAGVQRKEIRQGIACVKHQNMSGSDLGDDHKEYFSGDAALKASGKHNTMNQF, encoded by the coding sequence ATGTCCCAATACCAGAACGATATCCAGTCCATCAGCGGCCTGAAGCAGCAGAACGGCCAGGGCTGGGATGCCATTAATCCCGAGTCCGCTGCCCGCATGCGCGCGCAAAACCGCTTCCAGACCGGCCTCGACATTGCCCGCTACACGGCTGGCATCATGCGCCGCGACATGGCCAACTACGACGCCGATCCGTCCAAGTACACCCAGTCGCTGGGATGCTGGCATGGCTTCATTGGCCAGCAAAAAATGATCTCGATTAAAAAGCACTTCAACAGCACCGATCGCCGCTACCTGTATCTGTCGGGCTGGATGATCGCCGCCCTGCGTTCGGAATTCGGTCCACTGCCAGACCAGTCGATGCACGAAAAGACCGCCGTGGCGGCCCTGATCAAGGAGCTGTACACCTTCCTGCGTCAGGCCGATGCGCGCGAACTCGGCGGCCTGTTCCGCCAGCTCGACAGTGCCGAAGGCGCCGAGCGTGCCGCGGTCCAGGACAAGATCGACAATTTCGTGACCCATGTGGTGCCGATCATCGCCGACATCGATGCCGGTTTCGGTAATGCCGAAGCGACCTACCTGATGGCCAAGCAAATGATCGAAGCCGGTGCCTGCTGCATCCAGATTGAAAACCAGGTGTCGGACGAGAAGCAGTGCGGCCACCAGGACGGCAAGGTCACGGTCCCGCATGAAGATTTCCTGGCCAAGATCCGGGCCGTGCGCTATGCCTTCCTTGAGCTGGGCGTGGATGACGGCATCATCGTGGCGCGCACCGACTCGCTCGGCGCCGGTCTGACCAAGCAAATTGCCTTTACCCGCGAACCGGGCGACCTGGGCGACCAGTACAACAGTTTCCTCGACGCCGACGAAGTCTCGCTCGACGCCATGGCCAACGGCGACGTGGTCATCAAGCGCGACGGCAAACTGTTGCGCCCCAAGCGCCTGCCGAGCAACCTGTTCCAGTTCCGTGAAGGCACGGGCGAAGCGCGCTGCGTGCTCGACTGCATCACCTCGCTGCAGAACGGCGCAGACTTGCTGTGGATCGAAACCGAGAAGCCGCATATCGCCCAGATCGGCGGCATGGTGCAGGAAATCCGCAAGGTCATCCCGAACGCCAAGCTGGTCTACAACAACAGCCCGTCATTCAACTGGACCCTGAACTTCCGCCAGCAGGTCTACGACGCCATGAAGGCCAAGGGCGCCGATGTGTCGGCTTACGAGCGCGCACAACTGATGAGTGCCGAATACGACGAGACCGAACTGGCACGTGAAGCCGACGAGCGCATCCGCACCTTCCAGGCCGACGCCGCGCGTGAGGCGGGCATCTTCCACCACCTGATCACGCTGCCGACCTACCATACCGCGGCACTGTCGACGGACAACCTGGCCAAGGAGTACTTTGGCGAGCAGGGCATGCTGGGCTACGTGGCCGGCGTGCAGCGCAAGGAAATCCGCCAGGGCATCGCCTGCGTCAAGCACCAGAACATGTCGGGTTCCGACCTGGGCGACGATCACAAAGAGTACTTCAGCGGCGACGCCGCCTTGAAGGCCTCCGGCAAGCACAACACCATGAATCAGTTCTGA
- a CDS encoding cupin domain-containing protein, giving the protein MNTRARMSRSLQLLLLLFTSSTALAQEQASVVRVNDAGIEWGACPAPLPQGCALAVLHGDPAKPNADVFLRIPGRSRIPLHTHTSPERMVLVEGKLSVTYEGQKMAVLLPGSYAYGPAGKPHSAACMSDKPCVLFIAFESPVDIKAVPKRE; this is encoded by the coding sequence ATGAATACCCGTGCGCGCATGTCCCGTTCGCTGCAATTGCTCCTGCTGCTCTTCACAAGTTCAACCGCGCTGGCCCAGGAGCAGGCCTCGGTTGTTCGTGTAAACGATGCCGGTATTGAATGGGGTGCCTGTCCCGCGCCTTTGCCGCAGGGCTGTGCCTTGGCTGTCTTGCATGGTGACCCGGCCAAGCCCAATGCCGATGTCTTCCTCAGAATCCCGGGCCGCTCCAGGATACCGCTGCATACCCACACGTCGCCGGAACGCATGGTGCTCGTCGAAGGCAAGCTCAGTGTCACCTACGAGGGGCAGAAGATGGCAGTGCTGCTACCCGGATCCTATGCCTACGGGCCAGCAGGCAAGCCGCACTCTGCGGCGTGCATGAGCGACAAACCTTGTGTCCTGTTTATCGCGTTCGAGTCGCCGGTTGACATCAAGGCAGTGCCCAAGCGGGAATGA
- a CDS encoding SDR family oxidoreductase, protein MIIGGTSGIGLALARHYAEQGAELALCSRDITRIDDHELRTDPHVQTFQFDIADRAALIRALHDFGKGGLDMLIVTAGQYADANDLASESGLGLQVVQTNIVGLVQAFETAAELMQRQGHGHLVAVASVAGLLEEYPGGSLYSASKRAAIGICDAYRKALRPYGIAVTTILPGYVDTAGLRKLNHGNARAKPFLRSEPDAVRRIVHAIEQRAERCIFPWQLHMMVRLFNSLPSSLQRLRRK, encoded by the coding sequence ATGATCATCGGGGGTACCAGCGGTATCGGCCTGGCGCTTGCCAGGCATTACGCAGAGCAGGGAGCTGAACTAGCGCTATGCAGCCGCGACATTACACGGATTGACGACCACGAGCTTCGCACGGATCCCCATGTACAAACTTTTCAGTTCGACATTGCGGACCGTGCCGCCTTGATTCGAGCGCTTCACGATTTCGGCAAAGGCGGACTGGACATGCTCATCGTTACTGCGGGCCAGTATGCCGATGCCAACGATCTTGCCTCCGAGTCGGGTCTGGGCCTTCAAGTAGTGCAGACGAATATCGTAGGCCTCGTCCAGGCGTTCGAGACCGCTGCCGAATTGATGCAGCGGCAAGGGCATGGTCATCTGGTTGCGGTTGCTTCTGTCGCCGGCTTGCTCGAGGAATACCCCGGAGGTTCCCTATACAGCGCCAGCAAGCGCGCAGCAATCGGGATCTGCGACGCCTATCGCAAAGCGTTAAGGCCCTACGGGATAGCAGTGACAACGATTTTGCCGGGATATGTCGACACCGCCGGACTTCGCAAACTTAATCACGGAAACGCGCGCGCTAAGCCGTTCTTGCGCTCCGAACCCGATGCGGTGAGGCGAATAGTTCACGCTATCGAGCAGCGCGCCGAAAGGTGTATCTTTCCTTGGCAACTGCATATGATGGTACGTCTGTTTAACAGCTTACCGTCCAGTTTGCAGCGGCTTCGCCGAAAGTAG